One window of Leptotrichia sp. oral taxon 498 genomic DNA carries:
- a CDS encoding thermonuclease family protein: protein MAKKIDDGKSQIILIMAVVIIAVFMLFGMFNKNGKDIKNSENTKSAKISKSATKNPKIKKSKEKKEIIPKISDGYQVLKVSDGDTINIQKVENGKFVGEMLKIRMYGMDAPEKSQDYGPESRQALEKLVAGKTLSIEVKNKDRYGRTVAVIYVNGKNINEEMVKTGNAWWYQEYAKNDTQFGEYQQNAKQKKLGLFSRKGYIEPWIYRRNKKENVKQTKMKRR from the coding sequence ATGGCTAAAAAAATTGATGATGGAAAATCTCAGATAATATTAATTATGGCAGTTGTTATAATTGCAGTATTTATGCTCTTTGGGATGTTTAACAAAAACGGAAAAGATATAAAAAACAGTGAAAATACTAAAAGTGCTAAAATCTCTAAAAGTGCCACAAAAAATCCTAAAATTAAAAAATCTAAAGAAAAAAAAGAAATAATTCCAAAAATTTCTGATGGTTATCAAGTGCTAAAAGTCAGCGATGGAGATACAATTAACATTCAAAAAGTTGAAAATGGAAAATTTGTCGGTGAAATGTTAAAAATTAGAATGTATGGAATGGATGCGCCTGAAAAATCGCAGGATTATGGTCCTGAAAGTAGACAAGCTTTAGAAAAATTAGTGGCCGGGAAAACTTTGAGCATAGAAGTGAAGAATAAGGATAGATATGGCAGAACAGTTGCGGTTATTTATGTAAATGGTAAAAATATCAATGAAGAGATGGTAAAAACTGGAAACGCATGGTGGTATCAGGAATACGCCAAAAATGATACGCAATTTGGAGAGTATCAGCAAAATGCAAAACAAAAAAAATTGGGATTATTTTCAAGAAAAGGTTACATTGAGCCTTGGATTTACAGAAGAAATAAGAAGGAAAATGTTAAGCAAACTAAAATGAAAAGAAGATAA
- a CDS encoding adhesion protein FadA, translated as MKKMGFLLIGIMMVSMTSYSATSKLEDSLNSIENQYNELLKKEAAQKESYKRQLEKLKSEVEVLKEQRDGREKTIEKLRVDSEVRWHRDKYKVILKDFEKNNYNIEKMIAEKEQKITELETLLSVMD; from the coding sequence ATGAAAAAGATGGGATTCTTGTTAATAGGAATAATGATGGTTTCAATGACAAGTTACTCCGCAACAAGTAAGTTGGAGGACAGTTTAAATTCTATTGAAAATCAATATAATGAATTGTTGAAGAAAGAAGCGGCACAGAAAGAATCTTATAAGAGACAACTTGAAAAGTTAAAATCTGAAGTAGAAGTTCTAAAAGAACAAAGAGACGGAAGAGAAAAAACTATAGAAAAATTAAGAGTAGATTCTGAAGTTAGATGGCACAGAGATAAATATAAAGTTATTTTAAAAGACTTTGAAAAAAATAATTACAATATTGAAAAAATGATAGCTGAAAAAGAACAAAAAATTACTGAACTAGAAACACTTTTATCAGTTATGGATTAA
- a CDS encoding HU family DNA-binding protein encodes MSKKEFVDAYAKATGETKKRSEELVNSFLETAKEILLKGESIQFVGWGTFKVEEKAAREGRNPATGEKMQIAAKKVVKFKVGKKLADEVNK; translated from the coding sequence ATGTCAAAAAAAGAATTTGTAGATGCTTATGCAAAAGCAACAGGAGAAACTAAAAAAAGATCGGAAGAATTAGTAAATTCCTTTTTAGAAACAGCAAAAGAAATTTTATTAAAAGGAGAATCAATCCAATTCGTTGGATGGGGAACATTTAAAGTGGAAGAAAAGGCGGCAAGAGAAGGAAGAAACCCGGCAACAGGAGAAAAAATGCAAATAGCTGCTAAAAAAGTAGTAAAATTTAAAGTTGGTAAAAAATTGGCTGACGAAGTCAATAAATAA
- a CDS encoding GNAT family N-acetyltransferase yields the protein MNFRKSEPKDVNRILEIIEMAKEELKKMKLNQWQNGYPNRNSIESDIKKGISYVLETRIDGKNKVVATIALSPEKETPYSKIDGKWLTCGDYVVIHRIAVDKNVKNQGIATKLLEFSQDVCLKNNIFSLRADTHENNEPMRRILEKQNFKYCGVIFLDREPDVGAKRIAFEKILRKKPVISDIRKEI from the coding sequence ATGAATTTTAGAAAATCAGAGCCAAAAGATGTCAACAGAATTTTGGAAATCATTGAAATGGCAAAGGAAGAGCTAAAAAAAATGAAGCTAAATCAGTGGCAAAATGGCTATCCAAATAGAAACTCAATTGAAAGTGATATAAAAAAAGGGATAAGTTATGTGCTGGAAACTCGAATTGATGGAAAAAATAAAGTTGTGGCGACAATTGCACTCTCTCCTGAAAAAGAGACACCATATAGTAAAATTGATGGGAAATGGCTAACTTGCGGTGATTATGTGGTAATTCATCGAATTGCGGTTGATAAAAATGTAAAAAATCAAGGAATTGCTACAAAACTTTTGGAATTTTCACAAGATGTCTGCCTAAAGAATAATATTTTCAGCTTGAGAGCAGATACGCATGAAAATAATGAGCCAATGAGAAGAATTTTGGAAAAACAGAATTTTAAGTATTGTGGAGTAATATTTTTGGACAGAGAGCCAGATGTTGGGGCCAAAAGAATTGCATTTGAAAAAATTTTGCGAAAAAAACCTGTTATAAGTGATATTAGAAAAGAAATATAA
- the miaA gene encoding tRNA (adenosine(37)-N6)-dimethylallyltransferase MiaA → MKKNLKGIVIAGPTGVGKTDLSIKLAKEINSEIISADASQIYKELNIGTAKISPKEMQGVKHYMIDVADPCSDYSVGDFEKEVNKILFEKENNLESKNKNIMLVGGTGLYIKSITDGFANLPPKNEKIREELSSKSLEELQEILKDLDKKSYNEIDLFNKLRLIRAIEVCYLTNGKFSELRMKNIKSNNYKFLKIFLNRNRDELYERINLRVEIMIKNGLVEEAKKVYNKYRKNLYKISSIGYKELFLYFEHKITFDCAIELIKKESRNYAKRQLTWFKKEKNYIVYNFSEMSECEIIEDILKRWKNF, encoded by the coding sequence GTGAAAAAAAATTTAAAAGGAATTGTAATAGCTGGACCTACTGGAGTTGGAAAAACAGATTTATCAATAAAGTTAGCAAAGGAAATAAATAGCGAAATTATTTCCGCAGATGCTTCTCAAATTTACAAAGAGTTAAACATTGGAACAGCTAAAATATCCCCAAAGGAAATGCAGGGGGTAAAGCACTATATGATTGATGTTGCAGATCCTTGCAGTGATTATTCTGTCGGAGATTTTGAAAAAGAAGTCAACAAAATTTTATTTGAAAAAGAAAATAATTTGGAATCTAAAAATAAAAATATTATGCTTGTCGGTGGAACAGGACTTTATATAAAATCTATAACTGATGGATTTGCCAATTTGCCGCCAAAAAATGAAAAAATTAGAGAAGAACTTTCCAGTAAATCTTTGGAAGAATTACAGGAAATTTTAAAAGATTTGGACAAAAAATCTTACAATGAAATTGATTTATTTAATAAATTAAGGTTAATTAGAGCAATAGAAGTTTGTTATTTAACTAATGGAAAATTTAGTGAATTAAGGATGAAAAATATAAAAAGTAATAATTATAAATTTTTAAAAATTTTCTTAAATAGAAATCGTGATGAATTGTATGAAAGAATAAATTTACGCGTGGAAATTATGATTAAAAATGGGCTTGTTGAAGAGGCAAAAAAAGTATATAATAAGTACAGAAAGAATCTTTATAAAATATCTTCGATAGGCTACAAGGAATTATTTCTATATTTTGAACATAAAATAACTTTTGATTGCGCCATAGAATTAATAAAAAAAGAAAGCAGAAATTACGCAAAGCGACAACTGACTTGGTTTAAAAAAGAAAAGAACTATATTGTTTACAATTTTTCTGAAATGTCTGAATGTGAAATTATAGAGGATATCTTAAAAAGATGGAAAAATTTTTAA
- a CDS encoding trans-sulfuration enzyme family protein, whose amino-acid sequence MKFETKTIHGIKKEKKKELWGTTVNFASTFPVAEFGVTQEFEYSRVSAPTRNQLESLLANLEGGKYGYAFSSGMATTTSVFTIFEAGDHIILGQDIYGGTYRILNDVYSKFGVESTFVDTTDLENIRKAIKPNTKAILIETPSNPLLDVTDIRGVVKLAKEHNLITIVDNTFMTPYLQRPLDFGVDIVIHSATKFLSGHHDLLAGVAVTNDEKLAEKIQFAQTAAGALISPFDSWLLMRSLKTLKLRVEAAQKNTEKLIEFFQKHDAVDKIYYPTLDTNKGKKIHESQATGGGAVFSFTLKDDSKVKTFFESLNVAIFAASLGGAETLVTHPSTITHAEMPEEEKEARGFTHSLIRIAVGFENIDDLIADFKQALEK is encoded by the coding sequence GTGAAATTTGAAACTAAGACAATACATGGAATAAAAAAGGAAAAAAAGAAAGAATTATGGGGAACAACTGTAAATTTCGCTTCAACTTTTCCTGTTGCAGAATTTGGAGTAACGCAGGAATTTGAATATTCAAGGGTGTCCGCTCCAACTAGAAATCAACTCGAAAGTTTACTTGCAAATTTGGAAGGCGGTAAATATGGATATGCCTTTTCATCTGGAATGGCAACTACAACTTCAGTTTTTACAATATTTGAAGCAGGAGATCATATCATTTTGGGGCAAGATATTTATGGCGGAACTTACAGAATTTTGAACGATGTTTATTCAAAATTTGGAGTTGAATCTACGTTTGTTGATACAACTGATTTAGAAAATATAAGAAAAGCAATAAAGCCTAATACAAAAGCAATTCTTATCGAAACACCGTCAAATCCTTTGTTGGATGTAACTGATATAAGGGGAGTTGTAAAACTTGCGAAAGAACATAATTTAATTACAATTGTGGACAACACATTTATGACACCGTATTTGCAAAGACCGCTTGATTTTGGAGTTGACATTGTAATTCACAGCGCAACTAAATTTTTATCTGGACATCACGATTTACTTGCGGGAGTTGCAGTTACAAACGATGAAAAATTGGCAGAAAAAATTCAATTTGCTCAAACTGCGGCGGGAGCGCTAATTTCTCCGTTTGACAGCTGGCTACTTATGAGAAGTCTTAAAACACTTAAATTAAGAGTGGAAGCTGCACAAAAAAATACAGAAAAATTGATAGAGTTTTTCCAAAAACATGATGCAGTTGACAAAATTTACTATCCAACTTTGGATACAAACAAAGGTAAAAAAATTCACGAAAGTCAAGCAACTGGTGGTGGAGCAGTATTTTCATTCACTCTAAAAGACGACTCAAAAGTAAAAACGTTTTTTGAAAGTTTAAATGTGGCAATATTTGCTGCTAGTCTTGGTGGAGCTGAAACATTGGTAACCCATCCAAGCACAATTACTCACGCTGAAATGCCTGAAGAGGAAAAGGAAGCAAGAGGATTTACACATTCATTGATTAGAATTGCAGTCGGATTTGAAAATATTGACGATTTAATTGCAGACTTTAAACAAGCATTGGAAAAATAG
- a CDS encoding PTS sugar transporter subunit IIA — translation MEILEYLSKNRIKVDLKGKNKEEVIKEMAQVFVKDGILNADDLDEFISSIYEREKLSPTGMQDGVAIPHTKTHLIKKMSLALGISKTGIDFDSMDDEPSKLIFMIAAPEDAKGEHLDLLAEISKLSFEEELVEKIESAETVEEVLILLK, via the coding sequence ATGGAAATTTTAGAATATTTATCAAAAAATAGAATAAAAGTGGATTTAAAAGGGAAAAACAAAGAGGAAGTTATAAAAGAAATGGCGCAAGTTTTTGTAAAAGATGGTATTTTGAATGCTGATGATTTAGATGAATTTATTTCCTCAATTTATGAAAGAGAAAAATTATCTCCGACAGGAATGCAAGATGGTGTCGCAATTCCACATACAAAAACACATTTAATAAAAAAAATGTCCTTAGCACTTGGAATTTCTAAAACTGGAATAGATTTTGACAGTATGGACGATGAACCTTCAAAATTAATATTTATGATAGCTGCACCAGAAGATGCAAAAGGGGAACATTTAGATTTACTTGCAGAAATTTCAAAATTGAGCTTTGAAGAAGAACTTGTAGAAAAAATAGAGTCTGCGGAAACAGTTGAAGAAGTTTTAATTTTATTAAAATAA
- a CDS encoding FAD-I family protein, with the protein MNKKVGIIAVLMLSQLPFAVMAKSADTDAAVQRLVKLAKQRKTKETTSEPAVTKQGGNSAVNLNVKKVKKVRINRKNMSESEQMNYEIQRISKRVDEINNNIEKFHKTNELLDKMEERLDGIQGKMK; encoded by the coding sequence ATGAATAAAAAAGTAGGAATAATAGCAGTATTAATGCTTAGTCAACTTCCGTTTGCTGTGATGGCAAAAAGTGCAGATACTGATGCTGCAGTTCAAAGATTAGTAAAACTTGCTAAACAGAGAAAAACAAAAGAAACAACTTCTGAACCAGCTGTTACAAAACAAGGTGGAAATTCTGCTGTAAATTTAAATGTAAAAAAAGTAAAAAAAGTAAGAATAAATAGAAAAAATATGTCTGAAAGTGAACAGATGAACTATGAAATACAAAGAATTAGCAAAAGAGTCGATGAAATTAACAATAATATTGAAAAATTTCACAAAACTAATGAATTATTAGATAAAATGGAAGAAAGACTAGATGGAATTCAAGGAAAAATGAAATAA
- a CDS encoding uracil-DNA glycosylase, which yields MVNIGNDWDEIFSYHKEFEKDYYRKMRKFLVSEYRTKKIYPKAEEIFTAFKLTSYKDCKVVLLGQDPYHGQNQAHGMAFSVKKGIMLPPSLKNIYKEISDEYGYQMSNSGYLEKWAKQGVLLLNTALTVVAGKANSHSKIGWEIFTDNVISYLNEREDPIIFILWGNNAKSKKKLINLEKHYILESVHPSPLSASRGFFGCGHFKKTNEILKKLGKKEIDWQI from the coding sequence ATGGTTAATATTGGAAATGACTGGGATGAGATTTTTAGTTATCACAAAGAATTTGAAAAAGATTACTATAGAAAGATGAGAAAATTTCTGGTGTCTGAATATAGGACAAAGAAAATTTATCCAAAAGCTGAAGAAATTTTTACAGCTTTTAAACTTACAAGTTACAAGGACTGTAAAGTGGTTTTACTTGGACAGGATCCTTATCATGGACAAAATCAGGCGCATGGAATGGCTTTTTCTGTAAAAAAAGGAATTATGCTTCCACCGTCGTTAAAAAATATTTATAAGGAAATTAGTGATGAATACGGCTATCAAATGAGTAATAGCGGATATTTGGAAAAGTGGGCAAAGCAAGGAGTGCTGCTTTTGAATACAGCTCTTACAGTTGTTGCAGGAAAAGCAAATTCTCACTCAAAAATCGGATGGGAAATTTTTACTGACAATGTGATAAGTTATTTAAACGAAAGAGAAGATCCGATTATATTTATTTTATGGGGTAATAATGCAAAAAGTAAGAAAAAGCTTATAAATTTGGAAAAACATTATATTCTGGAAAGTGTGCATCCAAGTCCATTATCTGCAAGTCGTGGTTTTTTTGGCTGTGGACATTTTAAAAAAACTAATGAGATTCTGAAAAAATTAGGGAAAAAAGAGATTGACTGGCAAATATAA
- a CDS encoding cation-translocating P-type ATPase, which produces MWFTKSPKDVLKELNVSAETGLSTEEVKRRLEKYGPNKLKGKPKKSLLQLFLAQLQDMLIYVLIGAAVVNIIAHGKDGIADALIILAVVLINAIVGVVQESKAEKALEALQQMTTPKSLVRRNGEVIEINSEELVPGDILVIDAGRYIPADVRLIESANLQIEESALTGESVPSEKDANFITTDAKIPIGDKENMAFMSTMATYGRGEGVVVETGMNTEIGKIAQILDEDNNTLTPLQIKLEELGKILGYGALAICGIIFVIGLIQGREAVEMFMTAISLAVAAIPEGLVAIVAIVLSLGVKTMSRKNAIVRKLPAVETLGAVNIVCSDKTGTLTQNKMTVVKTYTLDNLRDISSQDGQKANIDETELIRSFVLCSDASVENGQDIGDPTEVALIVLGNKFDLEKNALNAKYKRVSENPFDSDRKLMSTLNEEGGKYRVHTKGAIDNILTRANKILVNGKILPLTEEAKNKILKVAEEMSDDALRVLGVAFKDVNSQILPEEMEKDLVVVGIVGMIDPPRTEVKDSIVEAKKAGITPIMITGDHKNTAVAIAKELGIATDISQSLTGAEIDEIPDDKFAREVNKYRVFARVSPEHKVKIVKAFKEQGNIVSMTGDGVNDAPSLKFADIGVAMGITGTDVSKGASDMILTDDNFTTIIHAIEEGRNIFNNIKKTIIFLLSCNLGEVLCVFIATLFGWAIPLVATQLLWVNLITDTLPAISLGMDPGDKEVMTRKPRDPKESFFSEGAGMRSIVGGVLIGVLTLVAFYLGIIHSGTVPISVVKDSNPATREILTYGRTMAFIVLTFSQLFYSLSMRNSKKTIFEIGFFGNKFLIGAIVIGIVLQIGLTSIPSIAQMFKVTAIDPSHWEMVIGLSLVPFVVNEIIKVISRRKND; this is translated from the coding sequence ATGTGGTTTACTAAATCACCAAAAGATGTTTTAAAAGAGTTGAATGTCTCGGCTGAAACGGGACTTTCAACGGAAGAAGTAAAAAGGAGGCTGGAGAAATATGGACCTAATAAATTAAAAGGAAAGCCGAAAAAAAGTTTATTGCAGCTATTTTTGGCACAGCTTCAGGATATGCTTATTTATGTGTTAATTGGTGCAGCTGTTGTTAATATTATTGCGCATGGGAAAGACGGGATAGCTGATGCTTTGATAATTTTAGCGGTAGTTCTTATAAATGCAATAGTTGGAGTTGTGCAGGAATCTAAGGCGGAAAAGGCATTGGAAGCATTACAGCAGATGACGACACCTAAGAGCTTGGTTAGAAGAAATGGCGAAGTGATTGAAATAAATTCAGAAGAGTTGGTGCCGGGAGATATTTTAGTAATTGATGCAGGAAGATATATTCCAGCAGATGTCAGACTTATTGAAAGTGCTAATTTGCAGATTGAAGAGTCAGCACTTACTGGAGAATCTGTTCCAAGTGAAAAAGATGCTAATTTTATTACAACTGATGCAAAAATACCTATTGGAGATAAGGAAAATATGGCATTTATGTCAACTATGGCAACTTATGGAAGAGGAGAAGGAGTTGTAGTTGAAACTGGAATGAATACGGAAATTGGAAAAATTGCACAGATTTTAGATGAAGATAACAATACATTGACTCCGCTTCAGATAAAATTAGAAGAACTTGGAAAAATTTTGGGATATGGAGCGTTGGCAATTTGTGGAATTATTTTTGTCATAGGGTTGATTCAAGGAAGAGAAGCAGTTGAAATGTTTATGACTGCAATAAGTCTAGCTGTGGCGGCAATTCCTGAAGGACTTGTTGCGATTGTTGCAATTGTGCTTTCGCTTGGGGTAAAGACTATGTCAAGGAAAAATGCAATTGTGAGAAAATTACCTGCGGTTGAAACATTGGGAGCGGTAAATATCGTTTGTTCTGATAAAACCGGGACGCTTACTCAAAATAAGATGACTGTTGTAAAAACTTATACTTTGGATAATTTGAGAGATATTTCCAGTCAAGATGGACAAAAGGCAAATATTGATGAAACTGAGTTAATCCGTTCGTTTGTGCTTTGCTCAGATGCATCTGTTGAAAATGGACAAGATATCGGAGATCCGACAGAAGTGGCTCTGATTGTCTTGGGAAATAAATTTGATTTGGAAAAAAACGCATTGAATGCTAAATATAAAAGGGTTTCTGAAAATCCATTTGATTCGGACAGAAAACTTATGTCGACACTTAATGAAGAAGGTGGGAAATATAGAGTTCATACAAAAGGTGCGATTGACAACATTCTTACAAGAGCAAATAAAATTCTTGTAAATGGAAAAATTTTGCCATTGACTGAAGAAGCGAAAAATAAAATATTGAAAGTTGCTGAAGAAATGTCTGATGACGCTTTAAGAGTGCTTGGAGTGGCATTTAAAGATGTTAACAGTCAAATTTTACCTGAAGAGATGGAAAAGGATCTGGTTGTAGTTGGAATTGTTGGAATGATTGATCCGCCTAGGACTGAAGTGAAAGATTCGATTGTGGAAGCTAAAAAGGCTGGAATTACTCCGATTATGATAACTGGAGATCATAAGAATACGGCGGTTGCGATTGCAAAAGAGCTTGGAATTGCGACAGATATTAGCCAAAGTTTAACTGGAGCTGAAATTGATGAGATTCCAGATGATAAATTTGCTAGGGAAGTGAATAAATATAGAGTGTTTGCGAGAGTTTCGCCAGAGCACAAGGTTAAAATAGTAAAGGCGTTTAAGGAGCAAGGAAATATTGTGTCAATGACTGGAGATGGAGTAAATGATGCACCGTCGCTTAAATTTGCCGATATAGGAGTTGCTATGGGAATTACTGGTACAGATGTTTCTAAAGGTGCTAGTGATATGATATTGACTGATGATAATTTTACTACGATAATTCATGCGATTGAAGAAGGAAGAAATATTTTTAACAACATCAAAAAGACAATTATATTCTTGCTTTCTTGTAACTTAGGAGAAGTTTTGTGTGTATTTATTGCGACGTTATTCGGCTGGGCAATACCGTTAGTTGCGACTCAGCTTCTATGGGTAAACCTAATAACGGATACATTACCTGCAATTTCGCTTGGAATGGATCCTGGAGATAAGGAAGTTATGACTAGAAAGCCTAGAGATCCGAAGGAGAGTTTCTTTTCTGAAGGTGCGGGAATGAGATCAATTGTTGGTGGAGTGCTGATTGGAGTGCTTACACTTGTGGCATTTTACCTAGGAATTATTCATAGCGGGACTGTGCCTATTTCGGTCGTAAAAGACAGTAATCCCGCAACACGGGAAATTTTAACTTATGGAAGAACAATGGCGTTTATTGTTCTTACATTCTCACAATTATTTTATTCATTGTCAATGAGAAATAGTAAAAAAACTATTTTTGAAATTGGATTTTTTGGAAATAAATTTTTGATTGGAGCAATTGTTATTGGGATAGTTTTGCAAATTGGTCTGACTTCAATTCCAAGTATTGCACAAATGTTTAAAGTAACTGCGATAGATCCGAGTCATTGGGAAATGGTGATAGGATTGTCACTTGTTCCGTTTGTTGTGAATGAAATTATAAAAGTGATTTCAAGAAGAAAAAATGATTAA
- a CDS encoding deoxycytidylate deaminase, translating into MPKREDYLSWDEYFMGVAFLSGMRSKDPSTQVGACIIDKEKKIIGMGYNGFPLGSSDDEMPWGKTGDFLDTKYPYVVHAELNAILNSIKSLKESTIYVTHFPCNECAKAIVQSGIKKVIYFSDKHKNLESTVASRTILKNAGVEIVNLKMEKEKIVINFKD; encoded by the coding sequence ATGCCAAAGAGAGAGGATTATCTTTCGTGGGACGAGTATTTTATGGGTGTCGCCTTTTTGTCTGGAATGCGAAGTAAAGATCCATCGACACAAGTGGGAGCTTGTATAATTGACAAGGAAAAAAAAATAATTGGAATGGGCTACAATGGGTTCCCTTTAGGAAGTTCTGACGATGAGATGCCTTGGGGGAAAACTGGAGATTTTTTAGACACAAAATATCCGTATGTTGTTCACGCCGAATTAAACGCAATTTTAAACAGCATAAAATCTTTGAAAGAAAGCACAATTTATGTGACACATTTCCCATGCAATGAGTGTGCAAAAGCGATAGTGCAATCAGGAATAAAAAAAGTTATCTATTTTTCAGATAAACATAAGAATTTGGAATCAACTGTTGCTTCGAGAACAATATTGAAAAATGCAGGTGTAGAAATTGTGAATCTAAAAATGGAAAAGGAAAAGATTGTTATAAATTTTAAAGATTAG
- a CDS encoding OmpA family protein encodes MVKPTTTTRTTIRSTIIAIFAILMISAPVMARRLTTTKMRENTIRINALELEEAKEQGIIDEGPKTITLDSNKLNFDFDKSVVKEKYYELLRNVKEYAEVNNLNLVIVGHTDSKGSDAYNMKLGMRRAVAVRDKLVEFGLNPARIIGVESMGEKQPIATNETEQGRAENRRIEIQFQNAAPVKNTTE; translated from the coding sequence ATGGTCAAACCAACAACCACAACAAGAACAACCATCAGATCAACAATAATTGCCATATTTGCAATTTTAATGATTTCAGCACCAGTAATGGCTAGAAGATTGACTACAACTAAAATGAGAGAAAATACAATAAGAATTAATGCTTTGGAATTAGAAGAAGCTAAGGAACAAGGAATTATAGATGAAGGTCCTAAGACTATAACACTTGATTCTAATAAATTGAATTTTGATTTTGATAAATCTGTAGTTAAAGAAAAATATTATGAATTGTTAAGAAATGTAAAAGAATATGCAGAAGTAAATAATTTAAATTTAGTAATTGTTGGACATACAGATTCTAAAGGTTCAGATGCTTATAATATGAAACTTGGAATGAGAAGGGCTGTTGCTGTTAGAGATAAATTAGTTGAATTTGGATTGAATCCAGCAAGAATTATTGGAGTGGAATCAATGGGTGAAAAACAACCAATTGCTACAAATGAAACTGAACAAGGTAGAGCAGAAAATAGAAGAATTGAAATTCAATTTCAAAATGCTGCGCCAGTAAAAAACACAACTGAATAA
- the obgE gene encoding GTPase ObgE has protein sequence MFIDESVITVISGKGGDGAATFRREKFVQFGGPDGGDGGKGGDIVFLADPNINTLVDFKSSKKFKAQDGQKGMPSRATGKSGEDLVIKVPVGTMIRDFETNRLLLDLSSPNEKVVFLKGGDGGRGNIHFKSSVTKAPKIAQSGREGVELKIKMELKMLADIALVGYPSVGKSSFINKVSKAKSKVASYHFTTLKPKLGVVRMGDEESFVIADVPGLIEGAHEGVGLGDRFLRHIERCKAIIHIVDISGIDGRDSKEDFLKINEELKNYSEKLSQKKQIVVANKIDMLYEDEKYDEFEKFVKENGAEFIYPISVIANDGIKPVLSKAWELIQTIPREPLEEVESVEDLLSDINKKEDWEIRQTGENAFEVDGRIVDDVLNKYVFIGEEGIINFLQKMRSLGMEAELEKAGVKEGDTILIAGYEFEYVI, from the coding sequence ATGTTTATTGATGAAAGTGTAATTACGGTAATTTCTGGAAAAGGAGGAGATGGAGCCGCTACTTTTAGGCGTGAAAAGTTTGTCCAGTTTGGTGGACCTGATGGCGGAGACGGCGGAAAAGGAGGGGATATTGTCTTTCTTGCAGATCCAAATATCAATACGTTGGTAGACTTTAAAAGCAGTAAAAAATTTAAGGCTCAAGATGGGCAAAAGGGGATGCCATCTCGTGCAACGGGAAAATCTGGAGAAGATTTGGTCATAAAAGTACCAGTTGGAACGATGATTAGGGATTTTGAAACAAATAGGCTTTTACTTGATTTGAGTAGTCCCAATGAAAAAGTGGTGTTTTTAAAAGGAGGAGATGGAGGCCGTGGAAATATCCACTTCAAATCTTCTGTAACAAAAGCGCCAAAAATCGCTCAAAGTGGAAGAGAAGGCGTGGAGTTAAAAATAAAAATGGAATTAAAAATGTTAGCAGATATAGCTTTAGTTGGCTATCCGAGTGTTGGAAAATCAAGCTTCATAAACAAGGTGTCAAAAGCAAAATCAAAAGTTGCAAGTTATCATTTTACAACTTTAAAACCAAAATTGGGAGTTGTCAGAATGGGAGATGAAGAAAGCTTTGTAATTGCCGATGTACCAGGTTTGATTGAAGGCGCTCATGAAGGAGTGGGACTTGGAGATAGATTTTTAAGGCATATTGAGAGATGTAAAGCGATTATTCACATTGTTGATATTTCTGGAATTGACGGAAGGGATTCGAAAGAAGATTTTTTAAAAATAAATGAGGAGTTAAAAAATTATAGTGAAAAATTGTCACAAAAGAAACAAATTGTTGTAGCAAACAAGATTGATATGCTCTATGAAGATGAAAAATACGACGAGTTTGAAAAATTTGTAAAAGAAAATGGAGCTGAATTTATATATCCAATTTCGGTTATTGCGAATGATGGGATAAAACCGGTTTTATCTAAAGCTTGGGAATTGATTCAAACTATTCCTAGAGAACCGTTGGAAGAAGTGGAATCAGTTGAGGATTTATTAAGTGACATTAATAAAAAAGAGGACTGGGAAATAAGACAAACTGGTGAAAACGCCTTTGAAGTGGATGGACGAATTGTGGATGATGTACTTAATAAATATGTATTTATTGGAGAAGAGGGAATTATTAATTTTTTACAGAAAATGCGAAGTCTGGGAATGGAAGCTGAGCTTGAAAAAGCAGGTGTAAAAGAAGGAGATACAATACTTATCGCTGGATATGAATTTGAATATGTGATTTAA